A section of the Clostridium felsineum DSM 794 genome encodes:
- a CDS encoding tetratricopeptide repeat protein, whose translation MGIIEVLISVFTGVFGNSIYDYITKENLEDKIKDAYNNASKSFYKIYGNKYGDSLNSFLTRQENLDLIINLFDFSKKDPIIKDFNNYSYDNSKFANNEVISKFIILFKEEIKKDLNLGKILAEKEHINEQHRIRQNVEDILQLVKINASKDRGIDDRKINFDEIMDIYNEKNQLEQDYKLIKWIHINKAHKEGIVLKAYIEYKRNNFELAKKVFSYIVEQYEEEFEFNNTIALIDEKLGNLEQAEKRYLLVLKKNPKSLNSLFNIGTLYATKLEKIEEGLKYLFNANKIAPDDSEVLNNIGAIYKDKIHDYSNAKKYFECSIHCSTDNPLPYINMGELYLEFYKEYDKAVKLYEEALNIPRMDNIDRMQIHNMLGLIYGSIKFHDRAKSAMHFEKAIKINSDFKEAKMNLNIIKSSQKYFDMFKTISSNKIIDLLK comes from the coding sequence ATGGGTATTATAGAAGTTTTAATCAGTGTTTTTACAGGAGTGTTTGGTAATAGTATATATGATTATATTACAAAAGAAAATTTAGAGGATAAAATTAAGGATGCATATAATAATGCAAGTAAAAGTTTTTATAAAATTTATGGAAATAAGTATGGCGATAGTCTTAATAGTTTTTTGACAAGACAAGAAAATTTAGATTTGATTATAAATTTATTTGATTTTTCAAAGAAAGATCCCATTATAAAAGATTTTAATAATTATTCATATGATAACAGTAAATTTGCTAATAATGAAGTAATAAGCAAATTTATAATATTATTTAAAGAAGAAATAAAAAAAGATTTAAATTTAGGTAAGATATTAGCAGAAAAAGAACATATAAATGAACAACATCGTATAAGACAAAATGTAGAGGATATTTTACAACTAGTAAAAATCAATGCGTCAAAAGATAGAGGTATTGATGATAGAAAAATTAATTTTGATGAAATTATGGATATATACAATGAAAAAAATCAATTGGAGCAGGATTATAAACTAATTAAGTGGATACATATAAATAAAGCTCATAAGGAAGGAATTGTATTAAAAGCATACATTGAATATAAAAGAAATAATTTTGAATTAGCTAAAAAAGTCTTTAGCTATATAGTTGAACAATACGAAGAGGAATTTGAATTTAATAATACAATAGCATTAATAGATGAAAAGCTTGGGAATCTTGAACAGGCAGAGAAGAGATATCTTTTAGTTTTGAAAAAAAATCCTAAAAGTTTAAATAGTTTGTTTAATATTGGTACATTATATGCAACGAAACTTGAAAAAATTGAAGAAGGATTAAAATATCTATTTAATGCTAATAAAATAGCGCCTGATGATAGTGAAGTGTTAAATAATATTGGTGCAATATATAAAGACAAGATTCATGATTATTCCAATGCAAAGAAATATTTTGAATGTTCGATACATTGTTCAACAGATAATCCACTGCCATATATTAATATGGGGGAATTATACTTAGAATTTTACAAGGAATATGATAAAGCTGTTAAATTATATGAGGAAGCCTTGAATATTCCTAGGATGGATAATATAGATAGAATGCAAATACATAATATGTTAGGATTGATATATGGAAGTATCAAATTTCATGATAGAGCTAAATCCGCAATGCATTTTGAAAAGGCTATAAAAATAAATTCGGATTTCAAAGAGGCAAAAATGAACTTAAATATTATAAAGTCAAGCCAAAAATATTTTGATATGTTTAAAACAATATCTTCTAATAAAATTATAGATTTGTTGAAATAA
- a CDS encoding type IA DNA topoisomerase yields the protein MIVIYAEKPDIAEKLAAILGKCCVEDTELTLDILIDSKFKKKLTAYENEKGFFRCVFEGKEYLVTWGFGHMAELKQAKEYDPKYKVWKEENFPFVPEHFQIQIKKEANVKKQFQVIKKLFNDVKTEMIINATDSDREGQLIFDWVRSLSKTKKPCMRLWLNSYTKEEVVNALHQLKSNDDYINLTRAARCRSLADWLVGINLTAVSTIKYGTSKNMFPIGRVQTAVLYMIVEKELELRQFKKETYYVIEAQCRTKDNKEFTSTWFNEDGNKLSDKEEAEEIVKSLKDLKGKVLNYAENETRKKPPLLYDLTNLQMDSNIKYGLTAKETLKIAQKLYQEQLLTYPRTDSRYLPKSKKVEIEKIIKSFPCVYENLKENVLKYLILENNRVFDDNKVNSHYAIIPTYKTATEDLSQKEIMVYGLVARSLLKVFMCDVAYSNKKIVIGIGDETFAFRGRKIVKEGWRAAEKKLNNIKLDYEEESDSEENTIDMTSDIKINIDDEVEIMKINVVEKISRAPARFTERSILRAMETCGKKVVKEELREALKEHGIGTPATRADIIEKLISSSYITRKGRYLIPTEKAKKLIERLPIEEIKSPNFTGEWEYKLSLVEKGELSSEDFFKESMNTAISMTEKLKTTKREVIGCNTLGKCPECDGEIIEGKKGYGCTNYANGCKFIIWKNACGAKINSANVRILLNGGTTGKVTCRKKDGTTYTARLKLVKEKDNEHYKVIAIKV from the coding sequence TTGATTGTTATATATGCAGAGAAACCAGATATAGCAGAAAAGTTAGCAGCTATATTAGGTAAATGCTGTGTAGAAGATACAGAGCTTACACTTGATATTCTTATTGATTCTAAATTCAAGAAAAAACTAACTGCTTATGAAAATGAAAAAGGCTTTTTTAGATGTGTATTTGAAGGAAAAGAATATTTAGTTACTTGGGGTTTTGGTCATATGGCAGAGTTAAAACAGGCTAAGGAATATGATCCAAAATACAAAGTATGGAAGGAAGAAAATTTTCCTTTTGTTCCAGAACATTTTCAGATACAGATTAAGAAAGAAGCAAATGTAAAAAAGCAGTTTCAGGTAATTAAAAAGTTATTTAATGATGTTAAAACAGAAATGATTATTAATGCAACAGACAGCGACAGGGAAGGACAGCTTATATTTGATTGGGTGAGAAGTTTATCTAAAACTAAAAAGCCATGCATGAGGTTATGGCTTAATTCTTATACAAAAGAAGAAGTTGTAAATGCACTTCATCAACTAAAAAGTAATGATGATTATATCAATCTTACTAGAGCTGCAAGATGCAGAAGTTTAGCAGATTGGCTTGTTGGAATTAATCTCACTGCTGTAAGTACTATTAAGTATGGTACAAGTAAAAATATGTTTCCTATAGGAAGAGTTCAAACAGCTGTTCTTTATATGATAGTTGAAAAAGAACTGGAATTAAGGCAGTTTAAAAAAGAAACTTATTATGTCATTGAAGCACAGTGTAGAACTAAAGACAATAAGGAATTCACATCAACTTGGTTTAATGAAGATGGTAATAAACTTTCTGATAAAGAAGAGGCAGAGGAAATAGTTAAATCACTTAAAGATTTAAAGGGAAAGGTATTAAATTATGCTGAAAATGAAACTAGGAAAAAGCCACCTCTCCTTTATGACCTTACAAACCTTCAAATGGATTCCAATATAAAATATGGACTTACAGCAAAAGAAACTCTTAAGATTGCGCAAAAACTTTATCAAGAGCAACTGCTTACTTATCCAAGGACAGATTCCAGGTATCTTCCTAAAAGTAAAAAGGTTGAAATCGAGAAGATTATAAAAAGCTTTCCTTGTGTATATGAAAATTTGAAAGAAAATGTTTTAAAGTACTTAATATTAGAAAACAACAGAGTATTTGATGATAACAAAGTAAATAGCCATTATGCTATTATTCCAACTTATAAGACAGCAACAGAAGATTTATCGCAAAAAGAAATAATGGTATATGGACTTGTTGCTAGAAGTTTACTTAAGGTTTTTATGTGTGATGTAGCATACAGTAATAAGAAAATTGTTATAGGAATAGGTGATGAAACATTTGCTTTTAGAGGTAGAAAAATTGTAAAGGAAGGGTGGAGAGCAGCAGAGAAGAAGCTCAATAACATTAAGCTTGATTATGAAGAGGAAAGTGATAGTGAAGAAAATACAATTGATATGACCAGTGATATAAAAATTAATATTGATGATGAAGTAGAAATAATGAAAATCAATGTAGTGGAGAAGATAAGTAGGGCACCAGCTAGATTTACAGAAAGAAGTATTCTTCGTGCTATGGAAACCTGTGGTAAGAAGGTAGTTAAGGAAGAATTAAGAGAAGCATTAAAAGAGCATGGTATAGGTACTCCAGCAACTAGGGCAGATATAATAGAAAAATTAATAAGTAGTAGTTATATAACTAGAAAAGGTAGATATTTAATACCTACAGAAAAAGCCAAGAAGCTTATAGAAAGGCTCCCAATAGAAGAAATTAAATCCCCTAATTTTACTGGTGAATGGGAATATAAATTATCACTGGTGGAAAAAGGGGAACTTTCATCAGAGGATTTCTTTAAAGAAAGTATGAATACAGCAATAAGCATGACTGAAAAGCTAAAAACAACAAAAAGAGAAGTTATAGGTTGTAATACACTCGGTAAGTGTCCAGAATGTGATGGAGAAATTATAGAAGGTAAAAAAGGATATGGATGCACTAATTATGCTAATGGTTGTAAGTTTATAATATGGAAAAATGCCTGTGGTGCTAAAATTAATTCCGCTAATGTAAGAATATTATTAAATGGTGGTACTACAGGTAAAGTAACATGCAGAAAAAAAGACGGAACAACATACACTGCAAGGTTAAAACTTGTTAAAGAAAAAGATAATGAACACTATAAAGTAATTGCAATAAAAGTGTAG
- a CDS encoding DUF5697 family protein: MYYVNLKQEKILNLINKFGCMTYDQIKKLNNLRNLDKQLKTLVRQKMLKIIEDNIYVPIGIREINRKILRAIDIYIYLINADKEKNIEWCTLNDFPFVMSFFRNGKVFDVAVIEEGEELIYSTAINRKASERIIIIIENKDQIEKIKINEKVKYCTIKDGAVIFLGGDE; the protein is encoded by the coding sequence ATGTATTACGTAAATTTAAAACAGGAAAAAATACTAAATCTCATAAATAAATTTGGATGTATGACGTATGACCAGATTAAAAAGCTTAATAATTTGAGAAATTTAGACAAGCAACTTAAAACACTTGTAAGGCAGAAAATGTTAAAAATAATTGAAGATAATATCTATGTGCCTATAGGTATTAGAGAAATAAATAGAAAGATTCTTAGAGCTATTGATATATACATCTATTTAATCAATGCAGATAAAGAAAAAAATATTGAATGGTGTACTCTTAATGATTTTCCTTTTGTAATGTCATTTTTCAGAAATGGTAAGGTTTTTGATGTAGCAGTTATAGAAGAAGGAGAGGAGCTTATATATTCAACTGCAATAAATAGGAAAGCTTCAGAAAGAATAATAATTATTATAGAAAATAAAGATCAGATTGAAAAGATAAAAATAAATGAAAAAGTAAAGTACTGCACTATAAAAGATGGTGCGGTTATTTTTTTAGGAGGAGATGAATAA